A region of Reichenbachiella carrageenanivorans DNA encodes the following proteins:
- a CDS encoding fatty acid desaturase yields MSTKIMTERDYSLLGPEAQKAVANGLAEATWYHCPVSRADMRQLLERKDLPAVIDTLIWFGLILGSATLFAVWWPYWYAIIPYLIYCALYAGSSDSRWHESSHGTAFKSDWMNNVLYEIASFMVNRQSVPWRWSHTRHHSDTIIRGRDPEIAVPRPPDILGICLQFFALKSAPAEFKKIVKHALGKIDPTTATYLPKSAHQGVFLRARIYILIYSVSIALSFYLKTPIPFMLIILPTFLGTWLAVFYGLTQHAGLAENVLDHRLNCRTILMNKINRFFYWNMNYHLEHHMYPLVPYHALPKLHELIKKDCPPPYPSIISAYKEIIPTLFKQVKDPAYFVVRDIPAPSDGMGHQVDYQRSSFDMNETGWVKLGLTAEIGIGEVRRLDFEQQTFAIYHTKTGQFYASEGICTHGSTHLADGLVIGEEVECPKHNGRFLIKDGSPTRPPVCLALKTFPMKVDQHELYIDLTKALTKKTSLAYTVVSNENVSTYIKELVLAPANGQTISYAPGDFIHLEIPTGEWQLTPADLSASVIAAYPISLFGIKIKNEICSHRNYSLATNPTTGTELKFNVRLALPPIGSSHLPGIGSSYIFQLKTGDLVNIQGSHGDFHIRDTQSEMIYIGGGAGMAPLRSHISYLFETLKTNRKVSYWYGTRSLQDAFYLDYFEQMVDNHENFNFELVISEDTEGWVGAKGYVHETVQKKLKNHKNIGSIEFYLCGPPPMIAATQLMLAELGVAKSQILFDEF; encoded by the coding sequence ATGAGTACTAAAATCATGACCGAAAGAGACTATAGTCTACTTGGCCCCGAGGCACAAAAAGCAGTAGCCAATGGATTGGCTGAAGCCACTTGGTACCACTGCCCAGTGTCTAGGGCAGACATGCGACAATTGCTCGAAAGAAAAGACCTTCCTGCCGTCATTGATACACTGATTTGGTTTGGACTGATTCTCGGCAGCGCTACGCTATTTGCCGTTTGGTGGCCCTATTGGTATGCGATAATACCGTATCTCATATACTGTGCATTGTATGCCGGCTCATCGGACTCCCGATGGCACGAATCCAGCCATGGTACAGCTTTCAAATCCGACTGGATGAACAACGTGCTCTATGAGATTGCCTCATTTATGGTCAACCGCCAATCCGTGCCTTGGAGATGGAGCCACACTCGCCATCACAGCGACACCATCATCAGAGGTAGAGATCCTGAAATCGCCGTTCCTCGTCCACCTGATATCTTGGGGATCTGTCTTCAGTTTTTTGCATTGAAAAGTGCCCCTGCTGAATTTAAAAAAATAGTCAAGCATGCCTTGGGCAAAATCGATCCGACTACAGCCACCTACCTGCCCAAATCGGCACATCAAGGTGTCTTTCTCAGGGCTCGTATTTATATACTCATTTATAGTGTTTCGATTGCTTTGAGCTTTTATCTAAAAACACCTATTCCATTCATGCTGATCATTTTACCTACTTTTCTGGGTACTTGGTTGGCTGTCTTTTATGGCCTTACACAGCACGCAGGATTAGCTGAAAATGTACTGGATCACCGGTTGAATTGTCGCACGATTCTTATGAATAAAATCAATCGATTTTTCTACTGGAATATGAACTATCACCTCGAGCATCACATGTACCCTTTGGTGCCCTATCACGCCTTACCCAAATTGCATGAGTTGATCAAAAAGGACTGCCCGCCACCTTATCCTAGCATAATCTCGGCCTACAAGGAGATTATCCCTACATTATTCAAACAAGTGAAAGACCCTGCCTATTTTGTAGTACGTGACATCCCTGCTCCGAGCGACGGGATGGGTCATCAGGTCGATTATCAAAGAAGCTCATTCGATATGAATGAGACTGGCTGGGTCAAGCTAGGGCTAACCGCCGAAATCGGTATCGGAGAAGTAAGACGGCTCGATTTTGAGCAGCAAACCTTTGCGATCTATCACACCAAAACGGGTCAATTTTATGCCTCCGAGGGGATATGCACCCACGGCAGCACGCATCTGGCCGACGGGCTGGTGATCGGCGAAGAGGTCGAATGCCCCAAACACAACGGTAGGTTTTTGATCAAAGACGGATCACCTACTCGCCCTCCTGTGTGCTTGGCGCTCAAGACTTTTCCTATGAAAGTGGATCAACACGAACTCTATATAGACCTGACTAAAGCACTGACCAAGAAGACCAGCCTGGCCTACACCGTAGTGAGCAACGAGAATGTGAGCACCTATATCAAAGAATTGGTGTTGGCTCCTGCCAATGGGCAAACCATCAGCTACGCACCCGGAGATTTTATACACTTAGAGATACCCACAGGAGAGTGGCAGTTGACTCCCGCTGACCTGAGTGCTTCAGTCATAGCGGCCTACCCCATTAGCTTGTTTGGCATCAAAATCAAAAATGAGATCTGCTCGCATCGAAACTATTCGCTGGCGACGAATCCTACTACAGGTACTGAATTGAAATTTAATGTAAGACTGGCACTCCCTCCCATTGGAAGCAGTCATTTACCAGGTATTGGTTCATCTTATATATTTCAGTTGAAAACGGGGGATTTAGTAAATATTCAAGGTTCTCACGGCGATTTTCATATCAGGGATACACAATCAGAAATGATCTATATCGGTGGAGGTGCTGGCATGGCTCCACTCCGATCTCACATTTCCTATTTGTTCGAAACGCTGAAAACCAACCGAAAAGTTAGCTATTGGTATGGGACGCGATCACTGCAAGATGCTTTCTACCTGGATTACTTTGAACAAATGGTCGATAATCATGAAAATTTCAACTTTGAACTGGTAATCTCAGAAGATACAGAAGGCTGGGTAGGCGCCAAAGGCTATGTACACGAAACCGTGCAGAAAAAACTCAAAAACCATAAGAACATTGGCTCAATCGAGTTTTATCTCTGTGGACCTCCTCCGATGATCGCCGCCACCCAGCTCATGCTAGCAGAACTTGGCGTCGCTAAAAGCCAAATTTTATTTGATGAATTTTAG
- a CDS encoding GH92 family glycosyl hydrolase: MNKIEMVRNMNIKKLNLYLLVLLSLFSACQSKKTTPLLEVADYVNPFIGTTATGNTFPGAVLPSGMAAVSPHNIYDKALSESTQTGIYVYGEPYIYGFGQTHLSGVGCHMMGNVILNPSTGDLQVKPIENRSAYENEIANPGYYSVDLTDTKIKAELSATMRVGLNKFSFPKGQAHVTLDMSHPVNTINGGQIKIVSPTELEGYEIDGGFCGSKIRHKVFYVAQFSQAAAAVGYYVNGKKVSEEHLTEVEGDNVGAYLTYDFEAPTELVVKVGISYVSIENARKNIEAEVPDFDFEKVRTAAATAWDSKLNRISLEGGSEEEKEVFYSALYHTLILPFEINDANGDYPAYQSTDTKILPFVGREDTVGINQPTKVLNSKEPRYSAMSLWDTYRTTHPLFALVYPDMQTKMVKSMLGMYQESGRLPMWPLIDQECGCMVGDPATLVIADTYMKGLRNYDVDLAYEAMTANANYPEEGGNGLRAGGTEYARDGYIPEDKKIDLRVWGTVSTALEYAHADAGLANVAKDLGKMGDYEKYRNRSLAYQNYWNKETGFLQAKNSDGSWLTPFDPLSTAGEIEGFDHLGGLGYVEGNAWQYLFFVPHDPEGLQQLMGGEIKYLDKLQACFDRDLFVLWNEPDMSYPYFFNHVKGEEWRTQKYVQESLKKHFNTSAAGLPGNDDAGTLSCWAVFSMMGLYPDCPGTPRYQLTTPTFDKVMIKLDTNYYKGKSIVLQKTALSDSDSFEKIKSILLNGKPNTTYEVSHDDLTAGAKLEFVIAE; encoded by the coding sequence ATGAATAAAATAGAAATGGTTAGAAATATGAATATCAAAAAGTTGAATCTGTATTTGTTGGTTTTGTTGAGTTTGTTTTCAGCCTGTCAATCCAAGAAAACCACTCCGCTGCTGGAGGTTGCAGATTATGTAAATCCATTTATAGGCACTACTGCTACTGGCAATACGTTTCCTGGTGCTGTGTTGCCATCAGGTATGGCAGCGGTGAGCCCGCACAATATCTACGACAAGGCGCTGAGTGAGAGTACACAGACAGGGATATATGTCTATGGAGAACCTTATATATATGGTTTTGGTCAGACACACTTGAGTGGTGTAGGTTGTCATATGATGGGTAATGTGATTTTAAATCCATCGACAGGAGATTTACAGGTAAAACCAATAGAGAATAGATCGGCCTATGAAAATGAAATAGCCAATCCTGGGTATTATAGCGTAGATCTGACCGACACTAAGATCAAAGCTGAACTCAGTGCAACGATGCGTGTGGGGCTAAATAAATTTTCTTTTCCAAAAGGACAAGCACACGTTACCTTGGATATGTCTCACCCAGTGAATACCATCAATGGCGGGCAGATAAAAATTGTATCACCGACCGAATTAGAAGGCTATGAAATAGACGGAGGCTTTTGCGGAAGCAAGATCAGGCATAAAGTATTTTATGTGGCACAGTTTAGCCAGGCAGCTGCTGCTGTTGGTTATTATGTGAATGGTAAAAAAGTATCGGAAGAGCATCTGACAGAAGTAGAAGGAGATAATGTAGGGGCATACCTGACCTATGATTTTGAAGCACCTACCGAACTCGTTGTAAAAGTGGGTATTTCTTATGTCAGTATCGAAAACGCAAGAAAGAATATTGAAGCAGAAGTCCCCGATTTTGATTTTGAAAAAGTAAGAACGGCAGCCGCGACAGCTTGGGATAGTAAATTGAATCGCATTAGCCTAGAAGGAGGTTCTGAAGAAGAAAAGGAAGTGTTTTACTCTGCCTTGTATCACACTTTGATCTTACCATTCGAGATCAATGATGCCAACGGCGATTATCCAGCCTATCAATCGACTGATACCAAAATCCTTCCTTTCGTAGGGAGAGAGGATACTGTAGGTATCAATCAGCCTACAAAGGTGCTGAATAGCAAAGAACCGAGATATTCTGCCATGTCATTGTGGGATACTTATCGAACTACTCATCCTTTGTTTGCCTTAGTATATCCAGATATGCAGACCAAGATGGTAAAGTCTATGCTAGGTATGTATCAGGAAAGTGGTCGACTACCGATGTGGCCTTTGATCGATCAGGAATGTGGATGTATGGTAGGAGATCCTGCTACATTGGTCATTGCGGATACGTACATGAAAGGGTTGAGAAATTACGATGTGGATTTGGCTTATGAAGCCATGACTGCTAATGCCAATTATCCTGAAGAGGGAGGAAATGGACTTCGTGCAGGAGGTACAGAGTATGCCCGAGATGGTTATATCCCTGAAGACAAGAAAATCGACCTCCGAGTATGGGGCACAGTGTCTACGGCATTAGAGTATGCTCATGCTGATGCTGGATTGGCTAACGTAGCGAAAGATTTAGGGAAAATGGGCGATTATGAAAAGTATAGGAATAGAAGTCTTGCTTATCAAAATTATTGGAATAAAGAGACGGGCTTTTTGCAAGCTAAGAATAGTGACGGTAGTTGGCTTACACCTTTTGATCCATTGTCCACAGCAGGAGAGATAGAAGGTTTTGATCACTTGGGTGGTTTGGGCTACGTAGAGGGCAATGCTTGGCAGTATTTGTTTTTTGTGCCGCATGACCCAGAGGGTTTACAACAATTGATGGGAGGAGAAATAAAATACTTGGACAAATTACAAGCGTGTTTCGATAGAGATTTGTTTGTCTTGTGGAACGAACCAGACATGAGTTACCCTTATTTTTTCAACCATGTGAAAGGGGAAGAGTGGAGAACACAAAAGTATGTGCAAGAAAGCCTAAAAAAGCATTTCAATACGTCTGCTGCCGGATTGCCTGGCAATGATGATGCAGGTACGCTGTCCTGCTGGGCGGTATTTAGTATGATGGGATTGTATCCAGATTGCCCTGGTACACCGAGGTATCAATTGACTACACCGACTTTCGATAAAGTCATGATCAAATTGGATACTAATTATTACAAAGGCAAATCAATTGTCTTGCAAAAGACGGCATTATCAGATTCAGACTCATTCGAAAAAATCAAAAGCATCTTGTTGAATGGTAAACCAAATACTACCTATGAGGTATCGCATGATGATTTAACGGCAGGAGCCAAACTAGAATTTGTTATAGCCGAATGA
- a CDS encoding right-handed parallel beta-helix repeat-containing protein has protein sequence MRKTTTRSKFTQFFTCMCLIWCLAAHQSRADTITVSWTDDIDATQEIQDAIIAAGENGTVIIPYIGKDYLVSDIGTSKAASNKSALVLDKAGLTLKLEQGVVLRAKHGGNHYMSDQGKLISIKANGVTVEGEGSGASLIMNRAGYQVSPYVISQFRHAIKVHPYNNILVKNLSIEKAGGDGIAIGKSKNDMTSPSNVTIDNVHVIDPTRLGISITSGDGITVRNSVFEGAKGENPESGIDIEPNHDDASQVLKDILVENCEFNNNNANGIKFTVFNYYDYNGIQVQDLNIIFRNCKSLNNEQMGIKLGAVKLPHINDGPKGTMVFQNIEVDGSGQHGLYMGTFNVDKAPSLSFEGCTFKNVGQDGTGNFPIWIQGQSPTVPAGNMIFKSYNNIDCQIVDKDFNRPIVSAQVKTHEFKDITGIIKADVLTTNYFDMGDGTNWDNMTLSIVPFNAGGGSCSGLPDEPGTLSAVVDNCNQVSLSWGAANCADSYVVRRWIDPATKVTIGTVTGTSFTDNTVAANETYTYLVRATNNSGQTNSNTPVISTGSCGSSGGGITGKYYYLVNKDSGLKMRIPNCSSDYSGAVALNLGPVENTSDCVQFQFIESNPGYYYIQNKGTNGRYQPAGGSTLTNGTVNIVQVSNSEINQLVQWEVLEDGNGYYRFQNRSTGEIFKPQACGSITGTAMVQVSNAQNVDCTKWSLVEAGTANRQMNDNVSIENTELNLSPTSGLIYPNPTSGMLYLDTKEFVVRSLSISNLSGQVQYSGSGTDRLNVSSLVPGVYLLTMIKEDNHAVISRFIKQ, from the coding sequence ATGAGAAAAACAACTACACGATCGAAATTCACTCAATTTTTCACCTGTATGTGCCTGATTTGGTGTTTGGCAGCCCACCAGTCTAGGGCAGATACAATCACTGTGTCATGGACGGATGATATCGATGCGACGCAGGAAATACAAGATGCCATCATCGCCGCAGGAGAAAATGGCACAGTGATTATTCCATATATAGGAAAAGATTATCTAGTGTCAGATATAGGCACTAGTAAAGCGGCTTCGAATAAATCAGCACTGGTTTTGGATAAGGCGGGTTTGACACTGAAATTAGAACAAGGAGTCGTATTACGCGCCAAGCATGGAGGCAATCATTATATGAGTGATCAAGGCAAGTTGATATCAATAAAAGCCAACGGCGTCACGGTCGAAGGAGAAGGTTCAGGAGCAAGTTTGATTATGAACAGAGCTGGCTATCAGGTATCGCCTTATGTGATTTCCCAATTTCGTCATGCCATTAAGGTACATCCATACAATAATATTTTGGTCAAAAATTTGTCCATTGAAAAAGCAGGAGGTGATGGCATTGCGATTGGAAAAAGCAAGAACGACATGACCTCTCCTTCAAATGTAACCATTGATAATGTGCATGTGATAGACCCTACTAGACTGGGTATATCTATTACTAGTGGTGATGGTATTACAGTCAGAAACAGTGTTTTCGAAGGAGCTAAAGGAGAAAATCCAGAATCAGGGATCGACATAGAGCCTAATCATGATGACGCCAGTCAGGTGTTAAAGGATATTTTGGTTGAGAATTGCGAATTCAATAATAACAACGCAAACGGCATCAAGTTTACTGTTTTCAATTACTATGATTACAATGGAATTCAGGTACAAGATTTGAACATTATTTTTCGAAATTGTAAGTCTTTAAATAATGAGCAAATGGGTATCAAGTTGGGAGCAGTCAAGTTGCCCCATATCAATGATGGCCCAAAAGGTACTATGGTATTTCAAAATATAGAAGTAGACGGATCAGGACAGCATGGCTTGTACATGGGTACATTCAATGTAGACAAAGCTCCTTCGTTAAGTTTTGAAGGATGTACGTTTAAAAATGTAGGGCAAGATGGTACTGGAAACTTCCCTATTTGGATACAAGGGCAGTCGCCTACAGTACCTGCTGGCAATATGATATTCAAAAGCTACAATAATATTGACTGTCAAATTGTTGATAAAGATTTTAATCGACCAATCGTGTCGGCACAAGTGAAGACACATGAGTTTAAGGACATCACAGGAATAATTAAAGCGGATGTATTGACAACCAATTACTTTGATATGGGTGATGGAACCAACTGGGACAATATGACTTTGTCTATTGTGCCATTTAACGCTGGAGGAGGCAGCTGCTCAGGTTTGCCAGATGAGCCAGGAACTTTATCAGCGGTCGTTGACAATTGCAACCAAGTGAGTCTGTCATGGGGAGCAGCTAATTGTGCAGATTCATACGTAGTGCGTAGGTGGATAGACCCTGCGACCAAAGTAACTATTGGTACTGTGACTGGCACTTCTTTTACTGACAACACGGTAGCAGCGAATGAAACCTATACATATCTCGTACGCGCCACTAATAATAGTGGGCAAACCAATTCAAATACCCCAGTTATTAGTACGGGCTCATGCGGCTCCTCTGGTGGGGGTATCACGGGTAAATATTATTACTTGGTGAATAAAGATTCGGGATTGAAAATGCGCATACCAAACTGTTCAAGTGATTATTCAGGGGCGGTAGCTTTGAATTTGGGCCCTGTAGAAAACACTTCTGATTGTGTGCAATTTCAATTTATTGAAAGTAATCCAGGGTATTACTATATTCAGAATAAGGGAACGAATGGTAGGTATCAGCCAGCTGGAGGGTCTACACTTACTAACGGAACGGTCAATATAGTACAGGTTTCCAATTCAGAAATAAACCAATTGGTACAATGGGAAGTGTTAGAAGATGGTAATGGTTATTACCGTTTTCAAAATCGGTCTACAGGTGAAATATTTAAACCTCAGGCATGTGGATCAATCACTGGTACAGCCATGGTACAGGTTAGCAATGCTCAAAATGTAGATTGTACCAAGTGGAGTCTAGTTGAAGCTGGTACGGCCAACCGACAGATGAATGATAATGTGAGTATAGAGAATACAGAATTGAATCTAAGCCCTACTTCAGGCTTAATATACCCAAATCCTACATCGGGTATGCTATACTTAGATACGAAAGAATTTGTTGTTCGGTCATTGTCTATCTCTAACCTGTCCGGACAAGTACAGTATAGCGGCAGTGGAACTGATCGCTTGAATGTTTCTTCGTTGGTTCCAGGAGTTTATCTTTTGACTATGATTAAGGAAGACAATCATGCGGTAATTAGTAGGTTTATCAAACAGTAG
- a CDS encoding sugar phosphate isomerase/epimerase family protein produces the protein MQTLFFCPQWGMDSGNFDTFLAKAKKAGYDGVELPFSTTDQNTNASQIAQVMDMGMEWIGQHWETDQVDFEVHKALYLERLMAMAIHNPLFINSHTGRDFFSFDQNMELIEAAAELSQQTGIKIIHETHRSRFNYAAHVTSHFLKANKDIRLTADFSHWCCVAETLLDDQAEAIDLAIARSEHIHSRVGYTQGPQVPDPRANEWNVELQTFLGWWDRIIDRARKEDLSHFTITTEFGPFPYMPIVPHTKQPLTSQWEVNVFMKNLLDQRYNQE, from the coding sequence ATGCAGACATTATTCTTTTGCCCACAATGGGGTATGGACTCGGGAAACTTTGATACGTTTTTGGCGAAAGCTAAAAAGGCCGGATACGATGGCGTAGAGTTGCCTTTCTCGACTACTGATCAGAACACCAATGCCAGTCAGATTGCCCAAGTCATGGACATGGGTATGGAATGGATCGGTCAACATTGGGAAACCGACCAGGTAGATTTCGAAGTACACAAAGCCTTATACCTAGAACGATTAATGGCTATGGCTATTCATAATCCTTTGTTTATCAATTCACATACTGGGCGAGACTTCTTCTCTTTTGATCAAAACATGGAATTGATTGAAGCTGCAGCAGAATTGAGCCAGCAAACAGGCATCAAAATCATACATGAGACACATCGTAGTCGGTTCAATTATGCCGCTCATGTGACTTCTCATTTCCTGAAAGCAAATAAAGACATCCGACTAACGGCAGATTTTAGCCATTGGTGCTGCGTGGCAGAAACCCTGCTGGACGATCAAGCGGAAGCCATCGACCTAGCCATAGCTCGAAGTGAGCACATCCATTCAAGGGTTGGGTACACACAAGGGCCTCAAGTACCTGATCCCAGAGCAAATGAATGGAATGTAGAACTTCAAACTTTCTTAGGGTGGTGGGATCGTATCATAGATCGAGCAAGAAAAGAAGACCTTTCACATTTTACAATCACCACAGAGTTTGGCCCCTTTCCATACATGCCTATAGTACCACATACCAAGCAGCCACTGACTAGCCAGTGGGAAGTCAATGTGTTTATGAAAAACCTTTTAGATCAAAGATATAATCAAGAATGA
- a CDS encoding T9SS type A sorting domain-containing protein, with product MIKILLKISLTLCMSLMLHTLSFASDVNILYAYNSDDIPTGETLSEYENYDEAYVTKLEAEGYTVTTMLYSNFSADVATNAMGFDLIIVGQGTANNTTQDEVAALDIPVLVQADVVSRYGFGSRIRNSNSGSGLAYTTSPSAVSESVSNAIETDIVSFAATSSLKGLDLSLDTQSADLIPIYSYDNNTNRLAVAALETGATYDQDAGTSPNRRGYFGVVNSSIAMNDDLGKIYIGLVNWLMDIHTITASSTSGGTIGNIGDIAIPGGKDKTFTFSPDPDYTVQDVVVDGVSQGVIADYTFTGVMADHTIAVRFVGAVTYTITASAEGQGSISPSGALITSAGFDETYSFIPDAGYEVKEILVDGNPVTENENYTFTTIGADHTIQAIFQPNTSLGGGSILYAYESPEDYTLYDQKYVETLTDEGFEVETILFDDLAADAATLSTGKDLIIVGYNTPNSNTQSNIANLPIPVLLQSPAVAKYGFAEKARSNNITSIDKVNPVSEAADIISNGLTGTLTLAGESQSKPVDQGTDVTSANLITVYNGGGTRYPVVALEAGVNGYVDPIDGTFLTTAARRGYFSVVDVNLVMNNDLATLYIGMVKWLMDFKRITATASTGGAISPAGNVEIYTGSSQGFEIIPNEGYEIADVLVNDASVGAVENYAFEHVTAVQTIAASFSIITYDITASAGANGAVAPSGAVAVDYGTTQTFTFTPDDTYRVLDVLVDGSSVGAVDTYSFTNVKETHTVAVSFELIPKHEIVSSAGENGSISPEGTHLFYENTDVRFDLTPDLGYEVADVLVDDASVGAVASYTFTDLLTAHTISASFVIQTFDITATAGDNGSISPEGITTVDYNGSQAYTITADEGYEVADVMVDGNSEGAVTSFTFESVTTTHSISVTFAKMTYDIAAQAGENGSISPEGIVSVDHNGSQTFTITADEGYEINDVLVNNESVGAIASYTFENVTAAQSISATFSEVLVITEVNPTTHKALKIYPNPSVGSFTIDTAGSSEILILTIDGKLVNRLNSSGSLSITGLNPGTYLIRTITNKRIEIQKLIIQ from the coding sequence ATGATTAAAATATTACTCAAAATAAGCCTCACACTTTGTATGTCGCTCATGCTGCATACGCTGAGTTTTGCATCCGATGTGAACATTCTTTATGCATATAACTCTGATGATATACCAACAGGTGAAACACTTTCAGAATATGAAAATTACGACGAAGCATATGTGACAAAACTAGAAGCAGAAGGGTATACCGTTACCACCATGCTATATAGCAATTTTTCCGCTGATGTAGCAACAAACGCAATGGGCTTCGACCTGATCATTGTGGGACAAGGGACTGCCAACAATACAACTCAAGACGAAGTTGCTGCACTAGACATTCCAGTATTGGTTCAGGCGGATGTAGTATCCAGATATGGGTTTGGTAGCCGTATAAGAAACAGTAATTCTGGCTCTGGGTTAGCCTATACCACATCGCCATCAGCTGTTTCTGAATCGGTCTCCAATGCAATCGAAACCGACATCGTTAGTTTTGCTGCGACTTCAAGTCTCAAGGGCTTAGACCTGTCTCTGGACACACAAAGTGCAGACTTGATCCCAATCTATAGCTACGACAACAATACCAATAGATTGGCAGTAGCTGCTTTAGAAACTGGAGCCACTTATGATCAAGACGCTGGTACCTCGCCTAACCGAAGAGGGTATTTCGGGGTGGTCAATTCTAGCATAGCTATGAATGATGACTTGGGCAAAATCTATATTGGCCTAGTGAACTGGCTCATGGATATCCATACCATTACAGCTAGTAGTACATCTGGCGGCACGATCGGCAATATAGGCGACATCGCTATCCCTGGCGGAAAAGACAAAACCTTCACTTTCAGCCCTGACCCTGACTATACCGTTCAGGACGTAGTGGTAGATGGCGTTTCTCAAGGTGTCATTGCCGACTATACCTTCACCGGCGTGATGGCCGATCATACGATTGCCGTACGTTTTGTAGGTGCAGTCACCTACACGATCACAGCCAGTGCCGAAGGCCAAGGCAGTATCTCTCCAAGCGGAGCACTTATCACTAGTGCAGGATTTGATGAAACTTACAGCTTCATACCTGATGCTGGATATGAAGTAAAAGAAATATTGGTGGATGGCAATCCCGTAACGGAAAATGAAAATTACACCTTTACAACCATTGGTGCCGACCATACCATTCAAGCGATATTCCAACCCAACACTTCATTGGGAGGAGGAAGTATACTTTATGCTTACGAGTCACCAGAGGATTATACACTCTATGATCAGAAATATGTGGAAACATTGACCGACGAAGGCTTTGAGGTAGAAACGATCTTATTTGACGACTTGGCTGCTGACGCTGCCACGCTCAGCACAGGCAAGGACCTCATCATAGTAGGATATAACACGCCAAACTCCAATACTCAATCTAACATCGCCAATTTGCCCATCCCTGTCTTGTTACAGAGCCCTGCTGTCGCTAAATATGGTTTTGCTGAAAAAGCGAGAAGTAATAACATAACAAGCATAGACAAAGTAAACCCAGTATCAGAAGCTGCAGACATTATCAGCAATGGATTGACTGGCACATTGACCTTGGCTGGTGAGTCTCAGAGCAAACCTGTAGACCAAGGAACAGATGTAACAAGTGCAAATCTCATCACCGTGTACAATGGAGGGGGTACTAGATACCCAGTGGTGGCGCTAGAAGCTGGAGTCAATGGATATGTGGATCCAATTGATGGAACATTCCTCACTACCGCTGCTCGCAGAGGCTACTTTAGCGTAGTAGATGTGAACCTAGTTATGAACAATGATCTGGCCACCCTATATATAGGCATGGTCAAATGGCTCATGGACTTCAAGAGAATCACAGCTACTGCCAGTACAGGGGGTGCTATTTCCCCTGCTGGCAATGTAGAGATCTATACTGGATCAAGTCAGGGATTTGAGATCATCCCTAATGAAGGGTACGAAATAGCAGATGTATTAGTAAACGATGCGTCTGTAGGCGCAGTAGAAAACTATGCATTCGAGCATGTAACCGCTGTACAAACGATCGCGGCTAGCTTTTCTATCATCACCTACGACATCACGGCATCAGCTGGTGCCAATGGCGCAGTAGCTCCATCTGGCGCAGTAGCTGTAGACTACGGCACTACGCAGACCTTTACGTTCACTCCAGATGACACCTACCGCGTACTAGACGTATTGGTAGATGGCTCATCTGTAGGTGCCGTGGATACTTATTCATTCACTAACGTAAAGGAAACACATACTGTAGCTGTCAGCTTCGAGCTGATCCCTAAGCACGAAATCGTGTCGTCTGCAGGAGAAAATGGAAGCATCTCGCCAGAGGGTACTCATTTGTTTTATGAAAATACGGATGTGAGATTCGACCTCACCCCTGACCTTGGCTACGAAGTAGCAGATGTATTGGTAGACGATGCATCTGTAGGTGCAGTAGCTAGCTACACTTTTACAGACCTGCTGACAGCACATACCATCTCTGCCAGTTTTGTGATCCAGACGTTTGACATCACTGCTACTGCTGGAGACAACGGAAGCATCTCCCCAGAGGGCATAACTACGGTCGACTACAATGGTAGCCAAGCCTATACCATCACGGCCGACGAAGGATACGAAGTGGCTGATGTAATGGTAGATGGAAACTCAGAGGGTGCTGTTACAAGCTTCACTTTCGAATCTGTGACAACGACACACAGCATCTCAGTCACTTTTGCAAAAATGACTTATGACATCGCTGCTCAGGCAGGCGAGAATGGCTCTATTTCACCAGAAGGCATAGTCAGTGTAGACCACAACGGTAGTCAAACTTTTACCATCACTGCAGACGAAGGATATGAAATAAATGATGTCTTGGTCAATAACGAATCTGTAGGGGCTATAGCTAGTTATACTTTTGAAAACGTAACCGCTGCACAAAGTATTAGTGCTACTTTCAGTGAAGTATTAGTCATCACAGAAGTAAACCCCACAACACACAAAGCGCTGAAGATTTACCCTAACCCATCAGTTGGTTCTTTCACTATAGATACTGCTGGATCAAGCGAGATACTCATCCTTACCATAGATGGTAAACTGGTCAATCGACTAAACTCTTCAGGAAGTTTATCTATCACAGGTCTGAATCCGGGCACTTATTTGATAAGAACAATAACCAACAAGAGAATAGAGATACAGAAATTGATCATTCAATAA